Proteins from a single region of Starkeya sp. ORNL1:
- a CDS encoding chemotaxis protein CheW: MDASTVRSDTAGATVPHVVAELGPIWLAIPADEVVELFIPERILALPLAPDGIAGLCHLRGRAAAAIDLRQMFPELGPPPARSPVAVGLESNGGFYALLVDDIEGMAGLDHSGAETAPPTLLGRFANGVHPHGSRTLVRLDVACLLTEAERISGPALTRGDRQSA; encoded by the coding sequence ATGGATGCTTCGACGGTCCGCTCGGATACGGCTGGTGCGACGGTGCCGCACGTCGTCGCCGAGCTCGGTCCGATATGGCTGGCTATACCCGCCGACGAGGTGGTCGAGCTGTTCATCCCCGAGCGCATCCTCGCTCTGCCGCTGGCGCCCGACGGCATTGCCGGGCTTTGCCATCTGCGCGGGCGTGCCGCCGCGGCGATCGACCTTCGGCAGATGTTTCCCGAGCTTGGCCCGCCGCCGGCCCGCTCCCCTGTCGCGGTCGGGCTGGAGAGCAATGGCGGCTTCTACGCGCTGCTGGTCGACGACATTGAGGGCATGGCCGGGCTCGATCACTCCGGCGCCGAGACGGCACCACCGACGCTGCTTGGCCGGTTCGCCAACGGCGTCCATCCGCACGGCAGCCGAACGCTTGTCCGGCTCGACGTGGCCTGCCTGCTCACTGAAGCCGAGCGCATCAGCGGCCCCGCATTGACGCGCGGCGACCGGCAATCCGCTTGA